The following are encoded together in the Daucus carota subsp. sativus chromosome 5, DH1 v3.0, whole genome shotgun sequence genome:
- the LOC108222686 gene encoding serine carboxypeptidase-like 27, giving the protein MGSSVFFVICLAILYVGSCYSLSDQEKDRITELPGQPTNVGFAQYSGYVTVNQMAGKALFYWLTESPEARNPESRPLVLWLNGGPGCSSVAYGAAEEIGPFHVQADGKSLYLNPYSWNKLANLLFLEAPAGVGFSYTNTSSELYTAGDRQTAVETYAFLLGWMERFPQYKHREFYITGESYAGHYVPQLSKIIYERNKGVENPIINFKGFMVGNAVIDDFHDYIGTFEYWWTHGLISDSTYKVLRVACDFGSSQHPSIDCIRALRVAEREQGNIDPYSIYTRPCNSSSSLRRNLGGHYPWMTRAYDPCTERHSEVYFNIPEVQKAFHANITKIPYPWKTCSDIVGEYWGDSPRSMLPIYQELIAGGIQIWVFSGDTDSVVPLTATRYSIDALKLPTVINWFPWYDNGKVGGWSQVYKGLTLVTVTGAGHEVPLHRPRQAFILFRSFLLNNPMPSSVQ; this is encoded by the exons ATGGGTAGTTCAGTATTCTTTGTGATTTGCTTGGCAATTCTTTATGTGGGTAGTTGTTATTCTTTGTCTGATCAAGAAAAGGACAGAATTACGGAATTGCCTGGGCAGCCGACGAATGTCGGTTTTGCTCAGTATTCTGGGTATGTGACTGTGAATCAGATGGCTGGGAAGGCACTGTTTTACTGGCTTACTGAATCACCGGAAGCTCGTAATCCCGAGTCAAGGCCGCTTGTGTTGTGGCTTAATGGAGGCCCTGGCTGTTCTTCTGTTGCTTATGGAGCAGCTGAAGAGATTGGACCTTTTCATGTTCAAGCAGATGGAAAAAGCCTTTACTTGAATCCTTATTCTTGGAACAAGT TGGCAAATTTGCTTTTCCTTGAAGCTCCTGCTGGTGTTGGTTTTTCATATACAAACACATCATCAGAGTTATATACTGCAGGTGACCGACAAACAG CTGTCGAAACATATGCATTTCTACTCGGCTGGATGGAAAGGTTTCCTCAATACAAACATAGGGAATTTTACATTACTGGAGAAAGTTATGCAG GTCATTATGTTCCCCAATTGTCTAAAATTATATACGAAAGGAACAAAGGAGTAGAGAATCCAATCATCAATTTCAAGGGTTTTATG GTGGGTAATGCTGTTATTGATGATTTCCATGATTATATCGGCACATTTGAGTATTGGTGGACCCACGGTTTAATTTCCGATTCTACTTATAAAGTCCTTAGAGTGGCTTGTGACTTTGGATCATCTCAGCACCCTTCAATTGATTGCATTAGGGCTCTTAGGGTTGCAGAGAGGGAGCAAGGAAATATAGATCCATATAGCATATATACACGTCCGTGCAATAGTTCATCATCACTGAGGCGCAACTTGGGAGGTCACTAT CCATGGATGACTAGGGCATATGATCCATGCACTGAGAGACATTCagaagtttattttaatattccagaagtccagaaggcaTTCCATGCCAACATAACCAAGATTCCTTATCCATGGAAAACTTGCAG CGACATTGTGGGGGAGTACTGGGGAGATTCTCCAAGATCCATGCTTCCTATATACCAGGAACTGATAGCTGGTGGCATTCAAATATGGGTTTTCAG TGGAGATACTGATTCAGTTGTTCCACTGACTGCAACCCGATATTCAATTGACGCATTGAAGCTTCCAACAGTAATTAATTGGTTCCCATGGTACGACAATGGAAAG GTGGGTGGGTGGAGCCAAGTATACAAGGGGCTAACTCTTGTAACAGTGACCGGAGCAGGACATGAGGTCCCTCTTCATCGTCCTCGACAAGCTTTTATACTTTTCAGATCATTCTTGTTGAACAATCCTATGCCAAGCTCAGTTCAATAG
- the LOC108223425 gene encoding uncharacterized protein LOC108223425 has translation MPPEISPWDRSEFFRERKNERPWSRDVGARWRDRDRGRERYGERDGERDRDRERDGGRDGERDVRVSRDRHWRLNEFRRPNGYGKQGWHTYTEDLALMLGPSRPNKRFFNDGRCLQIDKYGRDSSRVISGESFSQRDRRGHYWDSAPGRRSNGHASMPAHAIVKSSADDMMAYNSYPHSKIGNNWGQFYFKDQHYNNSVASGQNTRRRFGRKNSAGLNGRKALKWTRSGSLHSHGCGFSHSGSSGSVGLDSGKIKATSNFQNPSPVHSLSGNSATCAFTAPEETNSRGGGIRHSSSPKRLHLNSSACATSAGALETNLSGCGYSHSSIPKICGSDSDEIKVPVHSQNSTSGSSFSEKAVSCAAYAPTQETNSRKRPRIGWGKGLAQFEKIINGSTDTAENDGTIESPHSHSKNCTESVHPHNSVMAPRCSRVQCFTECRSPVTHSHAFCSSPGEDNLSVKALEVDTSNLCSPPGQEYKNRRDDFNLENLEVTGLATLSSSISEILQFDNLHSAESDCMRSCEISKLLVLKDDIAKKVEITESEIDLLENELRTLISASGNASPCSTSSSLLPVKCILKPSEKLCATSNLNARPAPLGHSCSEDMMQMPLGGLEGELAESRNVDIDSLGTTTSQVAESLLAGTLFSEKTHRYDESTWKADEDREGKSIVYSVKEENSGAIFTKQFASRGCMLSVDVKFQKEHMFYDLLIASNQDFARRSAKVFSKLLPTNLLGVDHLSFNVTPCWKKKALVRENLALRKRFLRFKERVLSLKFIALKRLWKEDLLRLFTSKSCPMSQKKMDLSSPVVYCSNPKEGSSIRARFSSRGRSLSLVPTADTINFASKLLEDSRIKAYSSALKMPSLILDDKEKKASRFISSNRLVEDPSTAEKERGMFTPWTSKEKEIFLNRLTTFGKDFRKIASFLERKTTADCIEFYYKNQKSDCFRGTKKKTEFPEQGKYCSTFLVTAGKRRASISSKASLDMLGAASLIVHHVNDKLTDQQKCPRNVFGKCTPKTWSDHEICKKSSSPSILGNEKDCVAADLLAGICDSFLSKTMTSCITSSMDFGEKYQERKSLQLGSSVKRQLTSESTNNANEACSDESFGEIDSTNWTDEEKSVFIQAVMSYGKDFKKISQYVRSRSSDQCKVFFSKARKCLRLDTVMHSNQHIPASDDAKGGGGSDNGNACAVETICNGKSGSRIAEDQLSSNFKEFFFGSQPARTTKMQPDYEHLEQKQIKKVGR, from the exons ATGCCGCCGGAAATATCGCCGTGGGACCGGAGCGAGTTTTTCCGGGAGAGAAAGAACGAGAGGCCGTGGAGCAGAGACGTAGGCGCCAGGTGGAGAGACAGAGATAGAGGTAGAGAGAGATatggagagagagatggagagagagatagagacagagagagagatggagggagagatggagagagagatgTTCGTGTGTCTCGGGATCGGCATTGGCGATTGAATGAGTTTCGGAGACCTAATG GTTATGGTAAGCAGGGTTGGCATACGTATACTGAAGATCTTGCTCTCATGCTGGGACCTTCTAGGCCAAATAAAAGGTTTTTTAATGATGGCAGATGTCTGCAAATTGATAAATATGGGAGAGATAGCAGCAGGGTCATCAGTGGTGAGTCCTTTAGTCAGAGAGACCGGAGAGGACATTATTGGGATTCTGCGCCTGGACGACGTTCAAATGGCCATGCCAGTATGCCAGCTCATGCGATTGTGAAGAGCTCAGCTGATGACATGATGGCCTATAACTCTTATCCTCATTCAAAAATTGGAAACAATTGGGGTCAGTTCTACTTCAAAGATCAGCATTATAATAATAGTGTAGCAAGTGGGCAAAACACCCGTAGAAGATTCGGAAGAAAGAATTCGGCTGGCTTGAATGGCCGGAAGGCTCTTAAATGGACCCGCTCTGGAAGCTTGCATTCACATGGCTGTGGTTTTAGTCATTCAGGCAGTTCTGGAAGCGTGGGTTTAGATTCTGGTAAGATTAAAGCTACCTCAAATTTTCAGAATCCGTCACCCGTACATTCCCTTTCGGGGAACTCTGCTACATGTGCATTTACTGCTCCTGAAGAAACAAATTCACGTGGCGGTGGTATTAGACATTCAAGTAGTCCAAAAAGATTGCATTTAAATTCCAGTGCTTGTGCAACTTCTGCTGGAGCTTTAGAAACAAATTTAAGTGGCTGTGGTTATAGCCACTCAAGTATCCCTAAAATCTGTGGTTCAGATTCTGATGAAATTAAAGTTCCTGTGCATTCTCAGAATTCTACATCTGGAAGTTCCTTTTCAGAAAAGGCCGTTTCTTGTGCAGCTTATGCTCCTACTCAAGAAACAAATTCACGGAAGAGGCCACGTATTGGATGGGGAAAGGGGCTTGCACAATTTGAGAAGATAATCAATGGGTCCACTGACACAGCAGAGAATGATGGAACGATAGAATCCCCACATTCACATTCTAAGAATTGTACAGAGTCTGTACATCCTCACAACTCAGTCATGGCTCCTAGATGCTCTAGAGTTCAATGTTTCACGGAATGCCGATCTCCTGTCACGCACTCGCATGCTTTCTGTTCATCACCAG GTGAGGATAACTTATCTGTCAAAGCGCTTGAGGTTGACACTTCTAATTTATGCAGTCCTCCAGGTCaagaatataaaaatagaaGAGATGATTTTAATTTGGAGAATTTGGAAGTCACTGGACTTGCGACTTTAAGTTCTTCAATTAGCGAAATCCTTCAATTCGATAACCTACACTCCGCAGAATCTGATTGTATGAGATCCTGTGAAATAAGCAAGTTGCTGGTATTGAAAGATGACATTGCAAAGAAAGTGGAAATAACTGAATCTGAAATTGATTTACTTGAAAATGAATTGAGGACATTGATTTCTGCAAGTGGAAATGCCAGTCCTTGTTCCACTTCCTCCAGCCTTCTGCCAGTAAAGTGCATCTTGAAGCCTTCAGAAAAACTATGTGCCACTTCTAATTTAAATGCCAGACCTGCTCCTCTGGGACATAGTTGTTCCGAAGACATGATGCAGATGCCACTTGGGGGCTTGGAGGGGGAGCTGGCAGAATCGAGAAACGTGGACATTGATAGTTTAGGCACTACGACATCTCAGGTTGCTGAATCCCTTTTAGCAGGGACGTTATTTTCTGAGAAAACACATAGATATGACGAAAGTACTTGGAAAGCGGATGAAGACAGAGAAGGAAAGTCTATTGTATATTCTGTCAAGGAGGAGAATTCAGGTGCTATATTCACCAAACAATTCGCAAGTAGGGGATGTATGCTTTCAGTTGACGTTAAGTTTCAGAAAGAACATATgttttatgatttattaataGCTTCTAACCAAGATTTTGCACGTAGATCTGCTAAAGTATTTAGTAAATTATTGCCAACAAACCTTTTGGGTGTTGACCATTTGAGCTTCAATGTTACTCCTTGCTGGAAAAAAAAAGCACTTGTCAGGGAAAACCTTGCACTGAGGAAGCGTTTCTTAAGGTTTAAGGAGAGAGTTTTATCCCTCAAGTTCATAGCACTGAAGCGCCTGTGGAAGGAAGATTTGCTCCGCCTCTTTACTAGCAAGTCCTGTCCTATGTCTCAGAAGAAGATGGATTTGAGCTCGCCAGTCGTGTACTGCAGTAATCCAAAGGAGGGGTCCTCCATTCGCGCTCGATTCTCATCTCGTG GCAGGAGTCTTAGTTTGGTCCCTACTGCAGACACTATTAATTTTGCAAGCAAACTGCTAGAAGATTCCCGCATAAAGGCTTACAGCAGTGCTCTGAAGATGCCTTCTTTAATACTGGATGATAAGGAAAAAAAAGCTTCAAGGTTCATCTCAAGTAATAGATTAGTGGAAGACCCCTCTACTGCTGAGAAGGAAAGGGGTATGTTTACCCCTTGGACatcaaaagaaaaggaaattttCCTGAATAGATTAACTACCTTTGGGAAAGACTTCAGAAAAATTGCGTCTTTTCTTGAACGCAAGACAACTGCTGACTGTATCGAGTTTTACTACAAGAACCAAAAATCAGATTGTTTCCGGGGAACAAAGAAAAAGACAGAATTTCCGGAGCAGGGAAAATACTGTTCAACCTTCTTGGTTACTGCTGGTAAACGACGGGCTAGCATCAGTAGTAAAGCTTCTCTTGACATGTTAGGTGCAGCCTCATTAATTGTACATCATGTCAATGACAAGTTAACTGACCAGCAGAAATGTCCAAGAAACGTCTTTGGCAAGTGTACTCCCAAAACATGGAGTGATCATGAAATTTGTAAGAAGTCAAGTAGTCCTTCCATTTTGGGCAATGAAAAAGATTGTGTAGCAGCTGATTTGTTGGCTGGTATATGTGATTCCTTTTTATCTAAAACTATGACTTCTTGCATTACAAGTTCTATGGACTTTGGAGAGAAATACCAAGAGAGGAAGAGCTTACAATTGGGTTCTTCAGTAAAACGACAATTGACATCTGAGAGCACTAATAATGCTAATGAGGCATGTTCGGATGAGAGCTTTGGTGAAATAGATTCTACCAATTGGACTGATGAGGAGAAGTCTGTCTTCATTCAGGCTGTCATGTCCTATGGTAAGGACTTTAAAAAGATTTCACAGTATGTTAGATCGAGGTCTAGTGATCAGTGCAAGGTTTTCTTTAGCAAAGCCAGGAAGTGCCTTAGGCTTGATACAGTGATGCATTCTAACCAGCATATACCAGCAAGTGATGATGCTAAAGGTGGTGGTGGTAGTGACAATGGTAATGCTTGTGCTGTGGAGACTATTTGCAATGGCAAATCAGGATCTAGGATAGCTGAAGACCAACTTTCGTCCAATTTCaaggaatttttttttggaagTCAGCCTGCTAGGACTACAAAGATGCAACCTGACTATGAACACTTAGAACAAAAGCAGATAAAAAAAGTTGGAAGATGA
- the LOC108221773 gene encoding uncharacterized protein LOC108221773 produces MKLATIILLCSVLASTLTNSVSVDIIRSNQAFRDGDTIISAGGEFELGFFSPGSSTNRYLGIWYSRISKGTVVWVANRDHPLMKNSGVVQVTDRGITLQTVNSSDGIVWSSNTSTSLKNLVVQILDTGNLVLRDEDQDINDVEDFIWQSFDHPTDNMLPGMKLGIDLVRGIDRYYTSWKSDDDPSVGSFTNRLDPHGFPQFFLMRGSEFWSRTGPWNGYKLSGTPNFNPNGIYTDKVVFNKKEIYYTFDLINKTSAIMRFFLTPSGDSECLVWNDHQQNWMVYLTLQDTDCDRYGLCGNYGRCNVYNTPRCSCLRGFIPKFPEKWKAADWSGGCIRKTKLVCGTGEGFVKYSGVKLPDMRHSWYDMTINLKECKRLCLKNCNCTAYANVDVRSGGHGCHLWYNDLIDIRDLTEDGQDIYVRMPSSEIEKSWSSRGKKKLVVIAVLTVVLLGGILHLVHRMRKLQKEESLKLSSESVHLTKVENEDLDLPLFDFKTIANATSNFSPDKILGEGGFGPVYKGMLDGGQEIAAKRLSSNSSQGLDEFKNEVSCIAKLQHRNLVTLLGCCTEKGERILIYEYMANRSLDSIIFDENSRNTMDWPKRCNIINGIARGLMYLHQDSKLRVIHRDLKASNILLDHEMNPKISDFGMARSFGGNETEANTSRVVGTYGYMSPEYAIDGQFSVKSDVYSFGVLLLEIISGVKNRLFTHPDHSLNLLGHAWMSYKEDKLLQLIDEVILESSNHTEVFRVIQIGLLCVQHDPKDRPVMSEVVLMLSSNMKLPHPKQPGFFMERYFLEADHFGSNAKLSSSNDLTITALLPRPYLINTRGLYLTMELTTIILLCYTATYILINSLAADKITRYQTFRDGDTIISAGGEFELGFFSPGSSTNRYLGIWYKKISEGTVVWVANRDRPLTDSSGSVLVDGNGITILQSVNGTNGIIWTANTSNYIKNPVVQLLDSGNLVLMSEDLEGFVWQSFDYPANTLLPGMKIGIDLVTGIERYYTSWKTDNDPSIGRFSQRLDPSGFPQFFWMKGSVIWSRTGPWNGYKFNGNPNSSPNGIYKDTFVFNEKEVYYKFDLTNRTSAVMRYIMTTAGVTQLLVWNDQLQQWSIYLSLQNTDCGRYGSCGAYGICDIKNSPRCGCLRGFVPKFPEKWKAADWSDGCVRKTRLVCGTKEGFVKYSGVKLPDTRHIRYDLKINLKECENLCLKNCSCTAYANAYVTRGGQGCLLWFSDLIDIGDYKEDGQDIYVKMSASEMGESWRSGSKRQIQFIVIPAALVVTLLGVIFLLIFTKRKLIKEEKLKSISETESVALTKMESEDFDLPLFDFKRIANATSNFCRDKKLGEGGFGPVYKGILDDGRELAVKRLSKNSSQGLDEFKNEVSCIAKLQHRNLVTLLGCCIEKGERILIYEYMANKSLDLIIFDEKVKNTMDWPKRYSIISGIARGLLYLHQDSKLRIIHRDLKASNILLDHEMNPKISDFGMARIFGGNETEANTSRVVGTYGYMSPEYAIDGQFSVKSDIYSFGVLLIEIVCGVKNRLFTHPDHSLNLLGHAWLSYKGDKLLQLIDGVILDSSNHIEVFRVIQIGLLCVQNDPKDRPVMSQVVLMLSSNMKLPHPKQPGFFMERYLLEADYSLSSPNLSSSNQFTITTLLPRQ; encoded by the exons ATGAAGTTAGCTACCATCATTTTGCTCTGTTCGGTTCTAGCATCAACGTTAACAAACTCGGTATCAGTAGATATTATCAGAAGTAATCAGGCCTTTCGAGATGGTGACACGATCATATCAGCAGGCGGAGAGTTTGAGCTTGGATTTTTCAGCCCGGGGAGTTCTACGAATCGATATCTTGGCATATGGTACAGCAGAATATCAAAGGGGACAGTTGTATGGGTTGCTAATAGAGACCACCCTCTGATGAAAAACTCGGGCGTGGTGCAGGTTACTGACAGAGGGATTACATTGCAGACGGTTAATAGTAGTGATGGGATAGTTTGGTCATCAAATACGTCGACATCCTTAAAGAATCTTGTTGTGCAGATACTAGATACAGGGAATTTGGTTTTGAGGGATGAAGATCAAGATATCAATGATGTAGAGGATTTTATCTGGCAAAGCTTTGATCATCCGACAGACAATATGCTGCCTGGAATGAAGTTGGGAATAGATCTGGTACGCGGGATAGACAGGTATTATACGTCGTGGAAAAGTGATGATGATCCATCCGTAGGTAGTTTTACCAACCGACTAGATCCTCATGGTTTTccacaattttttttgatgagAGGTTCAGAGTTTTGGTCTAGGACTGGACCATGGAATGGTTATAAATTGAGTGGCACTCCGAATTTTAACCCGAATGGAATTTATACAGACAAGGTTGTTTTCAATAAGAAGGAGATTTATTATACGTTTGATCTTATCAACAAAACTTCTGCTATTATGAGGTTTTTTCTGACTCCAAGTGGAGATTCAGAATGTCTTGTGTGGAATGATCATCAACAAAATTGGATGGTTTACCTTACTCTACAGGACACGGACTGTGATCGTTATGGATTGTGTGGTAATTATGGAAGATGTAACGTATACAACACACCTCGATGTAGTTGCTTGAGAGGATTTATTCCTAAATTCCCAGAGAAGTGGAAAGCAGCAGATTGGTCTGGTGGATGCATCCGGAAAACTAAGCTAGTCTGCGGGACAGGGGAGGGTTTTGTGAAATATTCGGGTGTGAAGTTACCAGACATGCGCCACTCTTGGTATGACATGACAATTAACCTTAAAGAATGTAAAAGATTGTGCCTCAAAAATTGTAACTGCACAGCCTATGCAAATGTAGATGTCAGAAGCGGTGGACATGGATGTCACTTATGGTACAATGACCTAATTGATATTAGGGACCTCACGGAAGATGGACAAGATATCTATGTAAGGATGCCATCATCTGAAATAG AAAAAAGCTGGAGCTCGCGAGGAAAGAAAAAATTAGTGGTCATTGCAGTCCTAACAGTAGTGTTACTTGGTGGAATATTACATCTTGTACACAGGATGAGAAAGCTGCAGAAAGAAG AGAGCTTAAAATTAAGTTCGGAAAGTGTTCACCTGACCAAagttgagaatgaagatctGGATTTGCCACTGTTTGACTTCAAAACGATTGCAAATGCCACAAGTAACTTCTCCCCAGACAAGATACTTGGAGAGGGTGGCTTTGGACCTGTATACAAG GGCATGTTGGATGGTGGACAAGAAATAGCTGCGAAAAGGCTTTCAAGCAATTCAAGTCAAGGACTAGATGAGTTCAAAAATGAAGTATCTTGTATTGCCAAACTTCAGCACAGAAATCTTGTGACACTTCTTGGTTGTTGCACAGAAAAAGGAGAAAGGATTTTAATTTACGAATATATGGCTAACAGAAGTCTAGATTCAATTATTTTCG ATGAAAATTCAAGAAACACAATGGACTGGCCAAAACGATGCAACATAATAAATGGAATTGCTCGGGGACTTATGTATCTTCATCAGGATTCAAAGCTAAGGGTCATACATAGAGATCTCAAAGCCAGTAACATTCTACTTGATCATGAGATGAATCCAAAGATTTCAGACTTTGGCATGGCAAGAAGTTTTGGAGGAAATGAAACTGAAGCAAATACATCAAGAGTTGTTGGGACATA TGGTTACATGTCCCCCGAGTATGCTATTGACGGGCAATTCTCTGTTAAATCTGACGTTTATAGCTTTGGTGTACTGCTTCTAGAGATCATAAGCGGAGTGAAAAATAGATTATTCACTCATCCTGATCACAGCTTAAACCTTCTAGGGCAT GCATGGATGAGCTACAAAGAAGATAAATTATTGCAACTCATAGACGAAGTGATCTTGGAGTCCAGTAATCATACCGAAGTTTTCCGAGTCATCCAGATTGGATTATTGTGCGTTCAACATGATCCCAAGGACCGGCCGGTTATGTCAGAAGTGGTACTCATGTTGAGCAGTAACATGAAACTACCTCATCCTAAGCAACCTGGTTTTTTCATGGAGAGATATTTTCTTGAAGCAGATCACTTTGGGAGCAACGCAAAATTGTCATCATCCAACGACTTGACAATTACAGCTCTCCTACCTCGACCATA tttgataaacacCAGAGGATTATATCTTACTATGGAGTTAACTACCATCATTTTACTTTGCTACACTGCAACATATATCTTGATAAACTCCTTGGCAGCAGACAAAATTACAAGATATCAGACCTTTCGAGACGGTGACACCATCATATCGGCAGGTGGAGAATTCGAACTCGGATTTTTCAGCCCAGGCAGTTCAACAAATCGATATCTTGGCATCTGGTACAAGAAAATATCAGAAGGGACAGTTGTGTGGGTTGCTAATAGAGATCGTCCTCTCACGGATAGCTCAGGCTCGGTACTGGTTGATGGCAATGGAATTACAATATTGCAAAGTGTTAATGGTACTAATGGGATAATATGGACAGCAAACACTTCTAACTATATAAAGAATCCTGTTGTGCAGCTATTAGATTCAGGAAATTTGGTTCTCATGAGTGAAGATTTAGAAGGTTTTGTCTGGCAGAGCTTTGATTATCCGGCAAACACTTTGCTACCTGGCATGAAGATTGGAATAGACCTGGTAACTGGTATAGAGAGGTATTATACATCCTGGAAAACTGATAATGATCCGTCCATAGGTAGATTTTCCCAACGACTTGATCCTAGTGGCTTCCCGCAGTTTTTTTGGATGAAAGGTTCAGTGATTTGGTCGAGGACTGGACCATGGAATGGTTATAAATTTAATGGCAATCCCAATAGTAGCCCAAATGGAATATATAAAGACACCTTTGTTTTTAACGAGAAGGAAGTCTATTATAAGTTTGATCTTACAAATAGAACTTCTGCCGTTATGAGGTATATAATGACCACGGCTGGAGTTACACAACTTCTGGTGTGGAATGATCAACTACAACAGTGGAGTATTTACCTTAGCCTGCAGAACACTGACTGTGGTCGTTATGGATCGTGTGGTGCTTATGGAATATGTGACATTAAAAACTCACCAAGATGTGGATGCTTGAGAGGATTTGTTCCAAAATTCCCAGAGAAGTGGAAAGCAGCAGATTGGTCTGATGGGTGTGTCCGGAAGACTAGGCTGGTCTGTGGGACAAAAGAGGGTTTTGTTAAGTATTCGGGTGTAAAATTGCCAGACACACGCCACATACGGTATGACTTGAAAATTAATCTTAAGGAATGTGAGAATTTATGCTTGAAAAATTGTTCTTGTACAGCTTATGCAAATGCATATGTAACAAGAGGTGGACAAGGATGTCTACTGTGGTTCAGTGACCTCATTGATATTGGAGACTACAAAGAAGATGGACAAGATATTTATGTAAAAATGTCAGCTTCTGAAATGG GAGAAAGCTGGAGATCTGGATCTAAGAGGCAAATACAGTTCATTGTCATTCCTGCAGCACTAGTAGTAACCCTGCTGGGAGTAATATTCCTCCTAATATTCACGAAGAGGAAGCTCATTAAAGAAG AAAAATTGAAATCAATTTCCGAAACCGAAAGTGTTGCCTTAACCAAAATGGAGAGCGAAGATTTTGACTTGCCATTATTTGACTTCAAAAGAATTGCAAATGCAACAAGTAACTTCTGTCGTGACAAAAAACTTGGAGAAGGTGGCTTTGGACCTGTCTACAAG GGCATATTGGATGATGGGAGAGAATTGGCTGTGAAAAGGCTTTCAAAAAATTCAAGTCAAGGACTAGATGAGTTTAAAAATGAAGTTTCATGTATCGCCAAACTTCAGCACAGAAATCTTGTAACGCTTCTTGGTTGCTGCATagagaaaggagaaagaatATTGATCTACGAGTACATGGCTAACAAAAGTCTTGATCTAATCATTTTTG ATGAAAAGGTAAAAAACACAATGGACTGGCCGAAACGTTACAGCATAATAAGCGGCATTGCTAGGGGCCTCCTTTATCTTCATCAAGATTCAAAGCTAAGAATCATACATAGAGATCTCAAAGCAAGTAACATTCTACTTGATCATGAGAtgaatccaaaaatttcagattttggcATGGCAAGAATTTTTGGAGGAAATGAAACTGAAGCAAATACATCTAGAGTTGTCGGCACATA TGGCTACATGTCCCCCGAATATGCTATTGACGGACAATTCTCTGTTAAATCTGACATATACAGTTTTGGTGTTTTACTGATAGAGATAGTTTGCGGAGTGAAAAACAGATTATTCACTCATCCTGACCACAGCTTAAACCTTTTAGGACAT gCATGGCTAAGTTACAAAGGAGACAAACTTTTACAACTAATCGATGGGGTAATCTTGGATTCAAGTAACCATATTGAAGTTTTCCGAGTTATCCAAATCGGATTATTGTGCGTTCAGAATGATCCAAAGGACAGGCCAGTTATGTCCCAGGTGGTTTTAATGTTGAGTAGTAACATGAAACTCCCTCATCCTAAACAACCTGGGTTTTTCATGGAGAGATATTTGCTTGAAGCAGACTATTCATTAAGCAGCCCGAATCTGTCATCATCAAACCAATTTACCATAACCACTCTTCTACCTCGACAATAG